Proteins from one Phalacrocorax carbo chromosome 19, bPhaCar2.1, whole genome shotgun sequence genomic window:
- the ATP5F1D gene encoding ATP synthase subunit delta, mitochondrial encodes MFRAGRLLPRLAALPALPPPRARGYADPAAGPVPMAFTFASPTQVFYNGANVKQVDVPTLTGSFGILASHVPTLQVLKPGVVTVYAEDGTATKYFVSSGSVTVHADSTVQVLAEEAVTMDMLDLATAKSNLEKAISEVAAASDEAAKAEAQIKVEANEALVKALE; translated from the exons atgttCCGCGCCGGCCGCCTCCTCCCGCGCCTCGCCGCCCTcccggcgctgccgccgccccgcgcccgcggCTATGCCgaccccgccgccgggccggtCCCTATGGCCTTCACCTTCGCCTCGCCCACACAG GTGTTCTACAACGGTGCCAACGTGAAGCAGGTGGACGTGCCCACACTGACCGGCTCCTTCGGTATCCTGGCCTCTCACGTCCCCACCCTGCAGGTCCTCAAACCAGGAGTCGTGACAGTCTATGCTGAGGATGGCACGGCCACCAAGTACTTTG tgagcagcgGCTCTGTCACGGTCCACGCGGACTCCACCGTGCAGGTGCTGGCGGAGGAGGCGGTGACGATGGACATGCTGGATCTGGCT ACTGCAAAATCAAACCTGGAGAAGGCTATTTCAGAGGTGGCTGCAGCGTCTGATGAAGCAGCTAAAGCAGAAGCTCAGATTAAAGTAGAAGCTAACGAAGCCCTTGTAAAAGCCCTGGAGTAA